The following coding sequences are from one Acipenser ruthenus chromosome 7, fAciRut3.2 maternal haplotype, whole genome shotgun sequence window:
- the LOC117415532 gene encoding cleavage and polyadenylation specificity factor subunit 6 isoform X8 — protein sequence MADGVDHIDIYADVGEEFNQEAEYGGHDQIDLYDDVISPSANNGDAPEDREYMDSHPTAGGDDGGKGSSSNVVYTYTGKRIALYIGNLTWWTTDEDLTDAIQSVGINDVLEIKFFENRANGQSKGFALICVGSEASSRKLIDLLSKRELHGQNPIITPCNKQSLSQFEMQSRKSTQSGQMSGEGKAGPPGVNSRGGFTLGRGRGRFPGPPGPGGDRFPGPGGPGGPPPPFPGSGLRLPELISHRLQDSHLMEMSFNCFQPGRDSNWRPRGAMQGPPRPPLGPPGPPGHPGPPPPGQNMLPPLSGPPNRGDRPPPPVMFPGQPFGQPPMGPLPPGPPPPVPGYGLPPGPPPPQQGPPPPPGPFPPRPPGPIGPPIAMAPPPHLSGPPPGAPPPAPHVNPAFFPPPNNSGMTSSDSRGPPPDPYGRPPPYDRGDYGPAGREMDAARTPLSEAEFEEIMNRNRAISSSAISRAVSDASAADYGSAIETLVTAISLIKQSKVSADDRCKVLISSLQDCLHGIESKSYGSGSRRERSRERDHSRSREKSRRHKSRSRDRHEDYYRERSRDRERHRERDRDRERDREREYRHR from the exons ATGGCTGACGGAGTGGATCACATCGACATATACGCTGATGTGGGCGAAGAATTTAACCAg GAAGCTGAATATGGTGGCCATGATCAGATAGATCTGTATGATGATGTCATCTCTCCATCTGCAAACAATGGAGATGCTCCAGAGGACCGGGAATACATGGATTCCCACCCGACTGCTGGAGGAGACGACGGGGGTAAAGGATCCTCCTCAAATGTTGTCTATACATACACTGGGAAGAGGATTGCCCTCTATATCGGGAATCTCACCTGG tggaCAACTGATGAAGACTTGACAGATGCCATTCAGTCTGTTGGAATAAATGATGTTTTGGAGATTAAGTTCTTTGAAAATCGGGCTAATGGCCAGTCAAAGGG GTTCGCCCTTATTTGTGTCGGATCCGAGGCGTCCTCCAGGAAACTGATAGACCTGCTTTCCAAGAGGGAACTTCATGGACAGAACCCTATCATCACGCCATGCAACAAACAGTCACTGAGTCAGTTTGAAATGCAATCCAGAAAAA GTACACAGTCAGGACAGATGTCTGGTGAAGGCAAAGCTGGCCCCCCAGGAGTTAATTCCCGTGGAGGATTCACCCTGGGCAGAGGGCGAGGGCGCTTCCCAGGGCCTCCTGGTCCTGGTGGGGACAGGTTCCCAGGGCCTGGTGGACCAGGAGGGCCGCCCCCACCTTTCCCAG GATCTGGGCTGAGACTACCTGAACTCATTTCACATAGGCTCCAGGACAGCCATCTGATGGAAATGAGTTTCAATTGCTTCCAACCTGGGCGGGATTCGAACTGGCGACCCAGAG GAGCAATGCAAGGACCACCTCGCCCCCCTCTCGGCCCTCCTGGTCCACCAGGGCACCCCGGGCCACCCCCACCTGGGCAGAATATGCTACCGCCCCTCTCGGGGCCCCCAAACCGTGGTGATCGTCCTCCACCACCAGTCATGTTCCCTGGACAGCCGTTCGGGCAGCCCCCCATGGGTCCCCTCCCTCCCGGCCCCCCTCCCCCAGTCCCTGGCTACGGACTGCCTCCTGGCCCCCCTCCCCCACAGCAGGGTCCTCCCCCACCCCCTGGACCATTCCCTCCCCGTCCGCCAGGCCCCATCGGGCCTCCCATTGCCATGGCCCCAccaccacacctctctgggccCCCTCCAGGGGCTCCTCCACCAGCACCCCATGTCAACCCTGCATTCTTCCCGCCCCCTAACAACAGCGGCATGACCTCCTCCGACAGCCGGGGCCCTCCTCCAGATCCTTATGGACGCCCGCCACCTTATGACAGAGGGGACTATGGTCCAGCTGGCAG GGAAATGGATGCCGCACGAACTCCATTGAGCGAAGCAGAGTTTGAAGAAATAATGAACCGGAATCGAGCAATCTCCAGCAGTGCCATATCTAGGGCTGTGTCCGATGCCAGTGCAG CTGACTATGGGAGTGCTATAGAGACGTTGGTAACTGCTATTTCTTTAATTAAGCAGTCCAAAGTATCGGCCGATGACCGCTGTAAAGTGCTGATCAGTTCTTTACAGGACTGTCTGCATGGAATTGAGTCCAAGTCCTACGGCTCTGGCTCCAG AAGGGAGAGGTCCAGGGAGAGGGATCACAGCCGCTCGCGGGAGAAGAGCAGGCGCCACAAGTCACGCAGCCGCGACAGACATGAAGACTACTACCGGGAAAGAAGCCGGGACCGCGAGAGGCACAGGGAGCGGGACCGAGACCGAGAGCGTGACAGGGAGAGGGAATACCGTCACCGCTAG
- the LOC117415532 gene encoding cleavage and polyadenylation specificity factor subunit 6 isoform X4 has product MADGVDHIDIYADVGEEFNQEAEYGGHDQIDLYDDVISPSANNGDAPEDREYMDSHPTAGGDDGGKGSSSNVVYTYTGKRIALYIGNLTWWTTDEDLTDAIQSVGINDVLEIKFFENRANGQSKGFALICVGSEASSRKLIDLLSKRELHGQNPIITPCNKQSLSQFEMQSRKSTQSGQMSGEGKAGPPGVNSRGGFTLGRGRGRFPGPPGPGGDRFPGPGGPGGPPPPFPGSGLRLPELISHRLQDSHLMEMSFNCFQPGRDSNWRPRGAMQGPPRPPLGPPGPPGHPGPPPPGQNMLPPLSGPPNRGDRPPPPVMFPGQPFGQPPMGPLPPGPPPPVPGYGLPPGPPPPQQGPPPPPGPFPPRPPGPIGPPIAMAPPPHLSGPPPGAPPPAPHVNPAFFPPPNNSGMTSSDSRGPPPDPYGRPPPYDRGDYGPAGSNPRPSLICGYDLGSRDPWINEGVVNLKNGDQNLRESSDSGEMDAARTPLSEAEFEEIMNRNRAISSSAISRAVSDASAADYGSAIETLVTAISLIKQSKVSADDRCKVLISSLQDCLHGIESKSYGSGSRRERSRERDHSRSREKSRRHKSRSRDRHEDYYRERSRDRERHRERDRDRERDREREYRHR; this is encoded by the exons ATGGCTGACGGAGTGGATCACATCGACATATACGCTGATGTGGGCGAAGAATTTAACCAg GAAGCTGAATATGGTGGCCATGATCAGATAGATCTGTATGATGATGTCATCTCTCCATCTGCAAACAATGGAGATGCTCCAGAGGACCGGGAATACATGGATTCCCACCCGACTGCTGGAGGAGACGACGGGGGTAAAGGATCCTCCTCAAATGTTGTCTATACATACACTGGGAAGAGGATTGCCCTCTATATCGGGAATCTCACCTGG tggaCAACTGATGAAGACTTGACAGATGCCATTCAGTCTGTTGGAATAAATGATGTTTTGGAGATTAAGTTCTTTGAAAATCGGGCTAATGGCCAGTCAAAGGG GTTCGCCCTTATTTGTGTCGGATCCGAGGCGTCCTCCAGGAAACTGATAGACCTGCTTTCCAAGAGGGAACTTCATGGACAGAACCCTATCATCACGCCATGCAACAAACAGTCACTGAGTCAGTTTGAAATGCAATCCAGAAAAA GTACACAGTCAGGACAGATGTCTGGTGAAGGCAAAGCTGGCCCCCCAGGAGTTAATTCCCGTGGAGGATTCACCCTGGGCAGAGGGCGAGGGCGCTTCCCAGGGCCTCCTGGTCCTGGTGGGGACAGGTTCCCAGGGCCTGGTGGACCAGGAGGGCCGCCCCCACCTTTCCCAG GATCTGGGCTGAGACTACCTGAACTCATTTCACATAGGCTCCAGGACAGCCATCTGATGGAAATGAGTTTCAATTGCTTCCAACCTGGGCGGGATTCGAACTGGCGACCCAGAG GAGCAATGCAAGGACCACCTCGCCCCCCTCTCGGCCCTCCTGGTCCACCAGGGCACCCCGGGCCACCCCCACCTGGGCAGAATATGCTACCGCCCCTCTCGGGGCCCCCAAACCGTGGTGATCGTCCTCCACCACCAGTCATGTTCCCTGGACAGCCGTTCGGGCAGCCCCCCATGGGTCCCCTCCCTCCCGGCCCCCCTCCCCCAGTCCCTGGCTACGGACTGCCTCCTGGCCCCCCTCCCCCACAGCAGGGTCCTCCCCCACCCCCTGGACCATTCCCTCCCCGTCCGCCAGGCCCCATCGGGCCTCCCATTGCCATGGCCCCAccaccacacctctctgggccCCCTCCAGGGGCTCCTCCACCAGCACCCCATGTCAACCCTGCATTCTTCCCGCCCCCTAACAACAGCGGCATGACCTCCTCCGACAGCCGGGGCCCTCCTCCAGATCCTTATGGACGCCCGCCACCTTATGACAGAGGGGACTATGGTCCAGCTGGCAG TAATCCGCGACCCTCGCTAATCTGCGGGTACGACCTTGGATCCCGAGACCCGTGGATAAACGAGGGGGTGGTGAATCTGAAAAATGGCGACCAGAACTTGCGCGAGTCAAGTGATTCAGG GGAAATGGATGCCGCACGAACTCCATTGAGCGAAGCAGAGTTTGAAGAAATAATGAACCGGAATCGAGCAATCTCCAGCAGTGCCATATCTAGGGCTGTGTCCGATGCCAGTGCAG CTGACTATGGGAGTGCTATAGAGACGTTGGTAACTGCTATTTCTTTAATTAAGCAGTCCAAAGTATCGGCCGATGACCGCTGTAAAGTGCTGATCAGTTCTTTACAGGACTGTCTGCATGGAATTGAGTCCAAGTCCTACGGCTCTGGCTCCAG AAGGGAGAGGTCCAGGGAGAGGGATCACAGCCGCTCGCGGGAGAAGAGCAGGCGCCACAAGTCACGCAGCCGCGACAGACATGAAGACTACTACCGGGAAAGAAGCCGGGACCGCGAGAGGCACAGGGAGCGGGACCGAGACCGAGAGCGTGACAGGGAGAGGGAATACCGTCACCGCTAG
- the LOC117415532 gene encoding cleavage and polyadenylation specificity factor subunit 6 isoform X2 translates to MADGVDHIDIYADVGEEFNQEAEYGGHDQIDLYDDVISPSANNGDAPEDREYMDSHPTAGGDDGGKGSSSNVVYTYTGKRIALYIGNLTWWTTDEDLTDAIQSVGINDVLEIKFFENRANGQSKGFALICVGSEASSRKLIDLLSKRELHGQNPIITPCNKQSLSTQSGQMSGEGKAGPPGVNSRGGFTLGRGRGRFPGPPGPGGDRFPGPGGPGGPPPPFPGSGLRLPELISHRLQDSHLMEMSFNCFQPGRDSNWRPRGAMQGPPRPPLGPPGPPGHPGPPPPGQNMLPPLSGPPNRGDRPPPPVMFPGQPFGQPPMGPLPPGPPPPVPGYGLPPGPPPPQQGPPPPPGPFPPRPPGPIGPPIAMAPPPHLSGPPPGAPPPAPHVNPAFFPPPNNSGMTSSDSRGPPPDPYGRPPPYDRGDYGPAGSNPRPSLICGYDLGSRDPWINEGVVNLKNGDQNLRESSDSGEMDAARTPLSEAEFEEIMNRNRAISSSAISRAVSDASAADYGSAIETLVTAISLIKQSKVSADDRCKVLISSLQDCLHGIESKSYGSGSSLSGESRSGVPFRRRERSRERDHSRSREKSRRHKSRSRDRHEDYYRERSRDRERHRERDRDRERDREREYRHR, encoded by the exons ATGGCTGACGGAGTGGATCACATCGACATATACGCTGATGTGGGCGAAGAATTTAACCAg GAAGCTGAATATGGTGGCCATGATCAGATAGATCTGTATGATGATGTCATCTCTCCATCTGCAAACAATGGAGATGCTCCAGAGGACCGGGAATACATGGATTCCCACCCGACTGCTGGAGGAGACGACGGGGGTAAAGGATCCTCCTCAAATGTTGTCTATACATACACTGGGAAGAGGATTGCCCTCTATATCGGGAATCTCACCTGG tggaCAACTGATGAAGACTTGACAGATGCCATTCAGTCTGTTGGAATAAATGATGTTTTGGAGATTAAGTTCTTTGAAAATCGGGCTAATGGCCAGTCAAAGGG GTTCGCCCTTATTTGTGTCGGATCCGAGGCGTCCTCCAGGAAACTGATAGACCTGCTTTCCAAGAGGGAACTTCATGGACAGAACCCTATCATCACGCCATGCAACAAACAGTCACTGA GTACACAGTCAGGACAGATGTCTGGTGAAGGCAAAGCTGGCCCCCCAGGAGTTAATTCCCGTGGAGGATTCACCCTGGGCAGAGGGCGAGGGCGCTTCCCAGGGCCTCCTGGTCCTGGTGGGGACAGGTTCCCAGGGCCTGGTGGACCAGGAGGGCCGCCCCCACCTTTCCCAG GATCTGGGCTGAGACTACCTGAACTCATTTCACATAGGCTCCAGGACAGCCATCTGATGGAAATGAGTTTCAATTGCTTCCAACCTGGGCGGGATTCGAACTGGCGACCCAGAG GAGCAATGCAAGGACCACCTCGCCCCCCTCTCGGCCCTCCTGGTCCACCAGGGCACCCCGGGCCACCCCCACCTGGGCAGAATATGCTACCGCCCCTCTCGGGGCCCCCAAACCGTGGTGATCGTCCTCCACCACCAGTCATGTTCCCTGGACAGCCGTTCGGGCAGCCCCCCATGGGTCCCCTCCCTCCCGGCCCCCCTCCCCCAGTCCCTGGCTACGGACTGCCTCCTGGCCCCCCTCCCCCACAGCAGGGTCCTCCCCCACCCCCTGGACCATTCCCTCCCCGTCCGCCAGGCCCCATCGGGCCTCCCATTGCCATGGCCCCAccaccacacctctctgggccCCCTCCAGGGGCTCCTCCACCAGCACCCCATGTCAACCCTGCATTCTTCCCGCCCCCTAACAACAGCGGCATGACCTCCTCCGACAGCCGGGGCCCTCCTCCAGATCCTTATGGACGCCCGCCACCTTATGACAGAGGGGACTATGGTCCAGCTGGCAG TAATCCGCGACCCTCGCTAATCTGCGGGTACGACCTTGGATCCCGAGACCCGTGGATAAACGAGGGGGTGGTGAATCTGAAAAATGGCGACCAGAACTTGCGCGAGTCAAGTGATTCAGG GGAAATGGATGCCGCACGAACTCCATTGAGCGAAGCAGAGTTTGAAGAAATAATGAACCGGAATCGAGCAATCTCCAGCAGTGCCATATCTAGGGCTGTGTCCGATGCCAGTGCAG CTGACTATGGGAGTGCTATAGAGACGTTGGTAACTGCTATTTCTTTAATTAAGCAGTCCAAAGTATCGGCCGATGACCGCTGTAAAGTGCTGATCAGTTCTTTACAGGACTGTCTGCATGGAATTGAGTCCAAGTCCTACGGCTCTGGCTCCAG CCTTTCAGGAGAGTCACGCTCTGGTGTTCCTTTTAGAAGAAGGGAGAGGTCCAGGGAGAGGGATCACAGCCGCTCGCGGGAGAAGAGCAGGCGCCACAAGTCACGCAGCCGCGACAGACATGAAGACTACTACCGGGAAAGAAGCCGGGACCGCGAGAGGCACAGGGAGCGGGACCGAGACCGAGAGCGTGACAGGGAGAGGGAATACCGTCACCGCTAG
- the LOC117415532 gene encoding cleavage and polyadenylation specificity factor subunit 6 isoform X3 yields MADGVDHIDIYADVGEEFNQEAEYGGHDQIDLYDDVISPSANNGDAPEDREYMDSHPTAGGDDGGKGSSSNVVYTYTGKRIALYIGNLTWWTTDEDLTDAIQSVGINDVLEIKFFENRANGQSKGFALICVGSEASSRKLIDLLSKRELHGQNPIITPCNKQSLSQFEMQSRKSTQSGQMSGEGKAGPPGVNSRGGFTLGRGRGRFPGPPGPGGDRFPGPGGPGGPPPPFPGSGLRLPELISHRLQDSHLMEMSFNCFQPGRDSNWRPRGAMQGPPRPPLGPPGPPGHPGPPPPGQNMLPPLSGPPNRGDRPPPPVMFPGQPFGQPPMGPLPPGPPPPVPGYGLPPGPPPPQQGPPPPPGPFPPRPPGPIGPPIAMAPPPHLSGPPPGAPPPAPHVNPAFFPPPNNSGMTSSDSRGPPPDPYGRPPPYDRGDYGPAGSNPRPSLICGYDLGSRDPWINEGVVNLKNGDQNLRESSDSGEMDAARTPLSEAEFEEIMNRNRAISSSAISRAVSDASAADYGSAIETLVTAISLIKQSKVSADDRCKVLISSLQDCLHGIESKSYGSGSRRRERSRERDHSRSREKSRRHKSRSRDRHEDYYRERSRDRERHRERDRDRERDREREYRHR; encoded by the exons ATGGCTGACGGAGTGGATCACATCGACATATACGCTGATGTGGGCGAAGAATTTAACCAg GAAGCTGAATATGGTGGCCATGATCAGATAGATCTGTATGATGATGTCATCTCTCCATCTGCAAACAATGGAGATGCTCCAGAGGACCGGGAATACATGGATTCCCACCCGACTGCTGGAGGAGACGACGGGGGTAAAGGATCCTCCTCAAATGTTGTCTATACATACACTGGGAAGAGGATTGCCCTCTATATCGGGAATCTCACCTGG tggaCAACTGATGAAGACTTGACAGATGCCATTCAGTCTGTTGGAATAAATGATGTTTTGGAGATTAAGTTCTTTGAAAATCGGGCTAATGGCCAGTCAAAGGG GTTCGCCCTTATTTGTGTCGGATCCGAGGCGTCCTCCAGGAAACTGATAGACCTGCTTTCCAAGAGGGAACTTCATGGACAGAACCCTATCATCACGCCATGCAACAAACAGTCACTGAGTCAGTTTGAAATGCAATCCAGAAAAA GTACACAGTCAGGACAGATGTCTGGTGAAGGCAAAGCTGGCCCCCCAGGAGTTAATTCCCGTGGAGGATTCACCCTGGGCAGAGGGCGAGGGCGCTTCCCAGGGCCTCCTGGTCCTGGTGGGGACAGGTTCCCAGGGCCTGGTGGACCAGGAGGGCCGCCCCCACCTTTCCCAG GATCTGGGCTGAGACTACCTGAACTCATTTCACATAGGCTCCAGGACAGCCATCTGATGGAAATGAGTTTCAATTGCTTCCAACCTGGGCGGGATTCGAACTGGCGACCCAGAG GAGCAATGCAAGGACCACCTCGCCCCCCTCTCGGCCCTCCTGGTCCACCAGGGCACCCCGGGCCACCCCCACCTGGGCAGAATATGCTACCGCCCCTCTCGGGGCCCCCAAACCGTGGTGATCGTCCTCCACCACCAGTCATGTTCCCTGGACAGCCGTTCGGGCAGCCCCCCATGGGTCCCCTCCCTCCCGGCCCCCCTCCCCCAGTCCCTGGCTACGGACTGCCTCCTGGCCCCCCTCCCCCACAGCAGGGTCCTCCCCCACCCCCTGGACCATTCCCTCCCCGTCCGCCAGGCCCCATCGGGCCTCCCATTGCCATGGCCCCAccaccacacctctctgggccCCCTCCAGGGGCTCCTCCACCAGCACCCCATGTCAACCCTGCATTCTTCCCGCCCCCTAACAACAGCGGCATGACCTCCTCCGACAGCCGGGGCCCTCCTCCAGATCCTTATGGACGCCCGCCACCTTATGACAGAGGGGACTATGGTCCAGCTGGCAG TAATCCGCGACCCTCGCTAATCTGCGGGTACGACCTTGGATCCCGAGACCCGTGGATAAACGAGGGGGTGGTGAATCTGAAAAATGGCGACCAGAACTTGCGCGAGTCAAGTGATTCAGG GGAAATGGATGCCGCACGAACTCCATTGAGCGAAGCAGAGTTTGAAGAAATAATGAACCGGAATCGAGCAATCTCCAGCAGTGCCATATCTAGGGCTGTGTCCGATGCCAGTGCAG CTGACTATGGGAGTGCTATAGAGACGTTGGTAACTGCTATTTCTTTAATTAAGCAGTCCAAAGTATCGGCCGATGACCGCTGTAAAGTGCTGATCAGTTCTTTACAGGACTGTCTGCATGGAATTGAGTCCAAGTCCTACGGCTCTGGCTCCAG AAGAAGGGAGAGGTCCAGGGAGAGGGATCACAGCCGCTCGCGGGAGAAGAGCAGGCGCCACAAGTCACGCAGCCGCGACAGACATGAAGACTACTACCGGGAAAGAAGCCGGGACCGCGAGAGGCACAGGGAGCGGGACCGAGACCGAGAGCGTGACAGGGAGAGGGAATACCGTCACCGCTAG
- the LOC117415532 gene encoding cleavage and polyadenylation specificity factor subunit 6 isoform X5, with protein sequence MADGVDHIDIYADVGEEFNQEAEYGGHDQIDLYDDVISPSANNGDAPEDREYMDSHPTAGGDDGGKGSSSNVVYTYTGKRIALYIGNLTWWTTDEDLTDAIQSVGINDVLEIKFFENRANGQSKGFALICVGSEASSRKLIDLLSKRELHGQNPIITPCNKQSLSQFEMQSRKSTQSGQMSGEGKAGPPGVNSRGGFTLGRGRGRFPGPPGPGGDRFPGPGGPGGPPPPFPGAMQGPPRPPLGPPGPPGHPGPPPPGQNMLPPLSGPPNRGDRPPPPVMFPGQPFGQPPMGPLPPGPPPPVPGYGLPPGPPPPQQGPPPPPGPFPPRPPGPIGPPIAMAPPPHLSGPPPGAPPPAPHVNPAFFPPPNNSGMTSSDSRGPPPDPYGRPPPYDRGDYGPAGSNPRPSLICGYDLGSRDPWINEGVVNLKNGDQNLRESSDSGEMDAARTPLSEAEFEEIMNRNRAISSSAISRAVSDASAADYGSAIETLVTAISLIKQSKVSADDRCKVLISSLQDCLHGIESKSYGSGSSLSGESRSGVPFRRRERSRERDHSRSREKSRRHKSRSRDRHEDYYRERSRDRERHRERDRDRERDREREYRHR encoded by the exons ATGGCTGACGGAGTGGATCACATCGACATATACGCTGATGTGGGCGAAGAATTTAACCAg GAAGCTGAATATGGTGGCCATGATCAGATAGATCTGTATGATGATGTCATCTCTCCATCTGCAAACAATGGAGATGCTCCAGAGGACCGGGAATACATGGATTCCCACCCGACTGCTGGAGGAGACGACGGGGGTAAAGGATCCTCCTCAAATGTTGTCTATACATACACTGGGAAGAGGATTGCCCTCTATATCGGGAATCTCACCTGG tggaCAACTGATGAAGACTTGACAGATGCCATTCAGTCTGTTGGAATAAATGATGTTTTGGAGATTAAGTTCTTTGAAAATCGGGCTAATGGCCAGTCAAAGGG GTTCGCCCTTATTTGTGTCGGATCCGAGGCGTCCTCCAGGAAACTGATAGACCTGCTTTCCAAGAGGGAACTTCATGGACAGAACCCTATCATCACGCCATGCAACAAACAGTCACTGAGTCAGTTTGAAATGCAATCCAGAAAAA GTACACAGTCAGGACAGATGTCTGGTGAAGGCAAAGCTGGCCCCCCAGGAGTTAATTCCCGTGGAGGATTCACCCTGGGCAGAGGGCGAGGGCGCTTCCCAGGGCCTCCTGGTCCTGGTGGGGACAGGTTCCCAGGGCCTGGTGGACCAGGAGGGCCGCCCCCACCTTTCCCAG GAGCAATGCAAGGACCACCTCGCCCCCCTCTCGGCCCTCCTGGTCCACCAGGGCACCCCGGGCCACCCCCACCTGGGCAGAATATGCTACCGCCCCTCTCGGGGCCCCCAAACCGTGGTGATCGTCCTCCACCACCAGTCATGTTCCCTGGACAGCCGTTCGGGCAGCCCCCCATGGGTCCCCTCCCTCCCGGCCCCCCTCCCCCAGTCCCTGGCTACGGACTGCCTCCTGGCCCCCCTCCCCCACAGCAGGGTCCTCCCCCACCCCCTGGACCATTCCCTCCCCGTCCGCCAGGCCCCATCGGGCCTCCCATTGCCATGGCCCCAccaccacacctctctgggccCCCTCCAGGGGCTCCTCCACCAGCACCCCATGTCAACCCTGCATTCTTCCCGCCCCCTAACAACAGCGGCATGACCTCCTCCGACAGCCGGGGCCCTCCTCCAGATCCTTATGGACGCCCGCCACCTTATGACAGAGGGGACTATGGTCCAGCTGGCAG TAATCCGCGACCCTCGCTAATCTGCGGGTACGACCTTGGATCCCGAGACCCGTGGATAAACGAGGGGGTGGTGAATCTGAAAAATGGCGACCAGAACTTGCGCGAGTCAAGTGATTCAGG GGAAATGGATGCCGCACGAACTCCATTGAGCGAAGCAGAGTTTGAAGAAATAATGAACCGGAATCGAGCAATCTCCAGCAGTGCCATATCTAGGGCTGTGTCCGATGCCAGTGCAG CTGACTATGGGAGTGCTATAGAGACGTTGGTAACTGCTATTTCTTTAATTAAGCAGTCCAAAGTATCGGCCGATGACCGCTGTAAAGTGCTGATCAGTTCTTTACAGGACTGTCTGCATGGAATTGAGTCCAAGTCCTACGGCTCTGGCTCCAG CCTTTCAGGAGAGTCACGCTCTGGTGTTCCTTTTAGAAGAAGGGAGAGGTCCAGGGAGAGGGATCACAGCCGCTCGCGGGAGAAGAGCAGGCGCCACAAGTCACGCAGCCGCGACAGACATGAAGACTACTACCGGGAAAGAAGCCGGGACCGCGAGAGGCACAGGGAGCGGGACCGAGACCGAGAGCGTGACAGGGAGAGGGAATACCGTCACCGCTAG